CGCCAAGGTGACCCTTGAGCCTTTAGAGCGTGGCTTTGGCCATACTCTTGGTAACGCACTGCGCCGTATTCTGCTGTCATCCATGCCGGGTTGCGCGGTGACCGAGGTTGAGATTGATGGTGTACTTCATGAGTACAGCACCAAAGAGGGTGTACAGGAAGATATCCTGGAAATCCTGCTTAACCTGAAAGGGCTGGCGGTAAGAGTTCAGGGTAAAGATGAAGTTATCATTACTCTGAATAAATCTGGCATTGGCCCTGTGACTGCAGCCGACATCACCCATGATGGTGATGTCGAAATCGTCAAGCCGCAGCACGTGATCTGCCACCTGACTGATGAAAACGCATCTATTAATATGCGTATCAAAGTTCAGCGTGGCCGTGGTTATGTGCCGGCTTCTGCCCGAATTCATTCGGAAGAAGATGAGCGCCCGATCGGCCGTCTGTTAGTCGACGCCTGCTACAGCCCTGTAGACCGTATCGCCTACAATGTTGAAGCTGCGCGTGTAGAACAGCGTACCGACCTGGACAAGCTGGTCATCGAAATGGAAACCAACGGCACAATCGATCCTGAAGAGGCGATTCGTCGTGCGGCAACCATTCTGGCTGAACAACTCGAAGCTTTTGTTGACCTGCGTGATGTACGTCAGCCGGAAGTTAAAGAAGAGAAACCAGAATTCGATCCGATCCTGCTGCGCCCTGTTGACGATCTGGAATTGACTGTCCGCTCTGCTAACTGCCTCAAGGCAGAAGCTATCCACTACATCGGTGATCTGGTACAGCGTACCGAGGTTGAGCTGCTCAAAACGCCTAACCTGGGTAAAAAATCTCTTACCGAGATTAAAGACGTGCTGGCCTCACGTGGTCTTTCTCTGGGCATGCGCCTGGAAAACTGGCCGCCGGCAAGCATTGCTGATGAATAACCGGATCGCAGGTTAAGGTTTTACTGAGAAGGATAAGGTCATGCGCCATCGTAAGAGTGGTCGTCAACTGAACCGCAACAGCAGCCATCGTCAGGCTATGTTCCGCAACATGGCCGGCTCTTTGGTTCGTCATGAGATCATCAAGACGACCCTGCCGAAAGCGAAAGAGCTGCGTCGCGTAGTTGAGCCGCTGATTACTCTTGCCAAGACCGACAGCGTAGCTAATCGTCGTCTGGCATTCGCCCGTACTCGTGATAACGAGATCGTGGCAAAACTGTTTAACGAGCTGGGCCCGCGTTTCGCGAGCCGTGCCGGTGGTTACACTCGCATTCTGAAGTGTGGCTTCCGTGCTGGTGACAACGCTCCGATGGCTTACATCGAGCTGGTTGATCGTCCAGAAGCTCAAGCAGAAGCTGCAGCAGAGTAATCTGCTGTATAATAAAAAGACCGGGCCCTTGTGCCCGGTTTTTTTATGCCTGTTTGCTATGGCTTTACACTCACAGCCTTTGCGCTATGCTGTTATTTTCTTTTTTGGAGCTGGCTATGTGGTTGCTGGATCAACTTGCTGAGCAACATATCCTTGATGCCCAGAAGAAAGGCGAGCTGTCGGGATTACCTGGTGAGGGTGCGCCGCTGGTTCTGGATGATGACAGCCACGTTCCCTCAGAATTACGCGCTGGTTATCGCCTGTTGAAAAATGCCGGTTATCTGCCGCCTGAACTGGAAATGCGGCGTGAAGCGCTGGAGCTTAATGATTTGATTGAAAATCTGGATCCTGCTGATAAAAACCATGCGGCCTGCCTTAAAAAATTACGTCTACTGGAAATAAAGCTTCTTCAGGCAGGGATGAGCACCCATTTTCTTTCAGGAGCCTATCGTGAGGCTATTGGAAAAAAACTGGAGAAAGAGTAGAGCCTTCCTTTAACGCTCTATGATGGTCGATAGGGCTATAAACAGAAATATTCTGCTTAGCCTTGAATAAAGAGTGAAGTGATTCTATATAGATAGCCGACAACACTTGAGGAGATACCATGTCCGGTTACCAACATAAAAAAGGTAAGATCAAAGATAATGCGCTTGAGGCGCTGTTACACGATCCGCTTTTTAAGACGCGCGTTGAGACTAATGTAAAAGGTAAGGGTAGCTATCGACGTAAAGATAAACATTGCAAAAAGGCGGGCTGGGAGGCCAGTGGTAAAGCAGACTTTACCACTGGCTTTCTGCTTAATAGCGAAGCGATAAAAAAGATGAGTAAAAGCGTTACTCTCTTCGCAACGGCTGGCTGATATCAGTTTTTATCGTTCTGCTGCTTCAGTAAGTCACGTATTTCAGTTAACAGCGTTTCTTCTGCGCTGGGTTTCGGAGCCGGTTTTTCCACTTCCTTCTTGGTATGAAGCTTATTCATCAATTTAATCGCAACGAAAATAGCGAAGGCGATGATGACGAAGTCGAAGACGTTTTGCAGAAAAATCCCGTACTCCATGACAACCGCGGGAGTATCTCCCTGCGCCGCCTTCAATACCCAGGTAAATTGTTTGAAATCTACCCCGCCAATCAACAGGCCCAGCGGCGGCATAATGATATTTGCCACCAGCGATGAAACAATTTTGCCGAACGCCGCACCGATGATGACGCCCACTGCGAGATCGACGACATTACCGCGCATCGCAAAATCACGGAATTCTTTGAAAAAACTCATAAACAGCTCCTTTCCATTGCCAAAGTGTAAAGTCTAACAAACGAATCACAGTTTGCCATGACCGAATATTAAAGAACTGAATTATCACAAAATGAAATACTCGCGGACAGCAAACGGGCATGCTGTCCGTATAGGCTATAAGAAGAAGGGGCTGGGCTGGAAGAGTCGTTCTACATCCGATACAAATTTTTTGTCGGTCAAAAACATAATCACGTGGTCGCCCTGCTCGATACGCAGATTGTCATTGGCGATCATGACATCATCGCCTCGTACCACGGCACCAATGATAGTCCCCGGTGGTAGCTTAATATCTTCAATCAGACGCCCGACAACACGAGAGGTTGTTTCATCACCGTGGGCAATTGCTTCGATGGCTTCAGCGACACCGCGCCTTAGCGAAGAAACGCTGACAATATCTGCCTTACGCACGTGGCCCAGTAATGCAGAGATCGTGGCCTGTTGTGGAGAGATCGCAATATCGATCACGCTGCCCTGAACCAGATCGACATAGGCGCGCCGCTGGATCAACACCATCACTTTTTTGGCACCCATTTTTTTAGCGAGCATCGCGGACATGATATTCGCTTCATCATCGTTGGTGACGGCAATAAAAAGATCAACCTGATCGATATGCTCTTCAGCCAGCAATTCCTGATCCGAAGCATCGCCATAAAAAACAATGGTGTCCTGTAGCCGTTCTGCCAGTTCTGCGGCACGTTGCTGATTACGTTCAATCAGTTTTACGCTGTAATTTTTTTCCAGCCGCTGTGCCAGGCCATAACCGATATTCCCGCCGCCAACTAACATGATGCGTTTATAAGGTTTCTCCAGCCGCTGCATTTCACTCATTACCGCGCGGATATGCTGGCTGGCCGCAATAAAGAAGACTTCATCGCCCGCTTCGACAATTGTTGATCCCTGTGGACGAATGGGACGATCCTGGCGAAAAATAGCAGCAACGCGAGTATCTATATGTGGCATATGCTCACGCATTATAGAGAGCGCGTTACCGATCAATGGGCCACCGTAATAAGCTTTGACCACTGCCAGACTGACTTTACCTTCAGCAAAGTTGACCACCTGCAGCGCTCCGGGGTATTCAATCAGACGATAAATATTATCAATGACCAGCTGCTCCGGAGCTATCAGGTGATCGATGGGTACCGCTTCAGGGATAAAGAGTTTGTCTGCATCGCGGATGTAATCGGCAGCACGGATACGGGCAATGCGATTAGGCGTATTGAAGAGGGTATAAGCGATCTGACAGGCAATCATATTGGTTTCATCTGAGCTGGTAACGGCAACCAACATATCGGCATCCTGCGCACCTGCTTCCCGCAGAATCCGTGGATGAGAACCGTGCCCCTGTACTACACGTAAATCGAATTTATCCTGTAACTGACGCAGGCGCAGCGCATCCGTATCCACTACGGTGATATCGTTATTTTCGCCCACCAGGTTTTCAGCCAGCGTACCGCCTACCTGACCTGCTCCGAGAATGATTATCTTCATCGTTGTTTCAACTTTATGAATTGCCGCAGCGTGCGCTACGTTATTTTTTTATTAGCTTAGCGTAAAAGAATCCATCGCCACCCTGTGGATGCGGGTAGTTTTGTAACCCGGCATGAGGGCTGTTATCCAACGGTATCTCTTCTGCATCTGCATGGCGGGCAAGAAACTGCTCAATCTGTAAGTGATTCTCCTCAGGTAAAACTGAGCAGGTGGCATACAACAGGGTACCGCCAGTTTTCAGGTAGGGCCAGATAGCATCCAGAATTTCACGCTGTAATGCCGCAAGTTCTGCGACATCACGATCGCGCCTTAGCCATTTAATGTCAGGATGGCGACGAATAACGCCCGTGGCGGAGCAGGGGGCATCCAGCAAAATACGATCGAACTGTATATTGCCACACCACTGTTCAGGAAAACGTCCGTCGCCCTGTTTAACTTCCGCCTGCATACCCAGGCGTTTTAAATTTTCATGCACACGCTTCAAACGTTGTGCATCCACATCTACTGCCATTACGCGAGCTTCAGGAGCGGCTTCCAGAATATGCGTTGTTTTACCGCCTGGTGCGGCACACAAATCGAGAATTGTCTCGCCATTGTGCGGATCGAGAAAAGTGACACAGCCCTGAGCTGAAGCATCCTGTACAGTCACCCAACCGTGCTCGAAGCCCGGCAGCTGGGCTACCGATGTAGGTTGTTCCAGCATGAGAGCATCAGGATAACTGGCATGCGGTGTTGCATTGTTACCGCTGGCTTGTAACAGGGTCAGCCATGCTTCGCGACTATGATGACGGCGGTTTACGCGCAACCACATCGGTGGGCGCTGATTATTTGCCTCGATGATTTGCTGCCACTGTTCTGGCCATGCCTGCTGCAAGCGTTTTAACAGCCATGCCGGGTG
The sequence above is a segment of the Mixta intestinalis genome. Coding sequences within it:
- a CDS encoding alternative ribosome-rescue factor A, which encodes MSGYQHKKGKIKDNALEALLHDPLFKTRVETNVKGKGSYRRKDKHCKKAGWEASGKADFTTGFLLNSEAIKKMSKSVTLFATAG
- the mscL gene encoding large-conductance mechanosensitive channel protein MscL, producing MSFFKEFRDFAMRGNVVDLAVGVIIGAAFGKIVSSLVANIIMPPLGLLIGGVDFKQFTWVLKAAQGDTPAVVMEYGIFLQNVFDFVIIAFAIFVAIKLMNKLHTKKEVEKPAPKPSAEETLLTEIRDLLKQQNDKN
- the trkA gene encoding Trk system potassium transporter TrkA, with protein sequence MKIIILGAGQVGGTLAENLVGENNDITVVDTDALRLRQLQDKFDLRVVQGHGSHPRILREAGAQDADMLVAVTSSDETNMIACQIAYTLFNTPNRIARIRAADYIRDADKLFIPEAVPIDHLIAPEQLVIDNIYRLIEYPGALQVVNFAEGKVSLAVVKAYYGGPLIGNALSIMREHMPHIDTRVAAIFRQDRPIRPQGSTIVEAGDEVFFIAASQHIRAVMSEMQRLEKPYKRIMLVGGGNIGYGLAQRLEKNYSVKLIERNQQRAAELAERLQDTIVFYGDASDQELLAEEHIDQVDLFIAVTNDDEANIMSAMLAKKMGAKKVMVLIQRRAYVDLVQGSVIDIAISPQQATISALLGHVRKADIVSVSSLRRGVAEAIEAIAHGDETTSRVVGRLIEDIKLPPGTIIGAVVRGDDVMIANDNLRIEQGDHVIMFLTDKKFVSDVERLFQPSPFFL
- a CDS encoding DUF1992 domain-containing protein gives rise to the protein MWLLDQLAEQHILDAQKKGELSGLPGEGAPLVLDDDSHVPSELRAGYRLLKNAGYLPPELEMRREALELNDLIENLDPADKNHAACLKKLRLLEIKLLQAGMSTHFLSGAYREAIGKKLEKE
- the rplQ gene encoding 50S ribosomal protein L17; translation: MRHRKSGRQLNRNSSHRQAMFRNMAGSLVRHEIIKTTLPKAKELRRVVEPLITLAKTDSVANRRLAFARTRDNEIVAKLFNELGPRFASRAGGYTRILKCGFRAGDNAPMAYIELVDRPEAQAEAAAE
- the rsmB gene encoding 16S rRNA (cytosine(967)-C(5))-methyltransferase RsmB translates to MKKTINLRSLAAQTLERVVEQGQSLSNLLPTAQKNLSDKDSALLQELCFGVLRTLPLLEAAVQQLMSRPLTGKQRSLHFLIMVGLYQLLYTRIPPHAALAETVEGAAVLKRPQLKGLINGVLRQFQRQQETLMPQLEQGAPRSLHPAWLLKRLQQAWPEQWQQIIEANNQRPPMWLRVNRRHHSREAWLTLLQASGNNATPHASYPDALMLEQPTSVAQLPGFEHGWVTVQDASAQGCVTFLDPHNGETILDLCAAPGGKTTHILEAAPEARVMAVDVDAQRLKRVHENLKRLGMQAEVKQGDGRFPEQWCGNIQFDRILLDAPCSATGVIRRHPDIKWLRRDRDVAELAALQREILDAIWPYLKTGGTLLYATCSVLPEENHLQIEQFLARHADAEEIPLDNSPHAGLQNYPHPQGGDGFFYAKLIKK
- a CDS encoding DNA-directed RNA polymerase subunit alpha, which translates into the protein MQGSVTEFLKPRLVDIEQLSSTHAKVTLEPLERGFGHTLGNALRRILLSSMPGCAVTEVEIDGVLHEYSTKEGVQEDILEILLNLKGLAVRVQGKDEVIITLNKSGIGPVTAADITHDGDVEIVKPQHVICHLTDENASINMRIKVQRGRGYVPASARIHSEEDERPIGRLLVDACYSPVDRIAYNVEAARVEQRTDLDKLVIEMETNGTIDPEEAIRRAATILAEQLEAFVDLRDVRQPEVKEEKPEFDPILLRPVDDLELTVRSANCLKAEAIHYIGDLVQRTEVELLKTPNLGKKSLTEIKDVLASRGLSLGMRLENWPPASIADE